A single region of the Manihot esculenta cultivar AM560-2 chromosome 12, M.esculenta_v8, whole genome shotgun sequence genome encodes:
- the LOC110628159 gene encoding transmembrane 9 superfamily member 12 codes for MSKMRMPTVYWASLLVFIFVHACNAFYLPGSYMHTYSTGEPILAKVNSLTSIETELPFSYYSLPYCKPAGGIKKSAENLGELLMGDQIDNSPYQFRMNVNESVFLCTTPPLSEHEVKLLKQRTRDLYQVNMILDNLPAMRYAKQNGVNIQWTGFPVGYAPQNSNDDYIINHLKFTVLVHEYEGSGVEIIGTGEEGMGVISEADKKKASGYEIVGFEVVPCSVKYDPETMSKLHMYDNISSANCPLELDKSQVIREQERVSFTYEVSFVKSDTRWPSRWDAYLKMEGARVHWFSILNSLMVIFFLAGIVFVIFLRTVRRDLTRYEELDKEAQAQMNEELSGWKLVVGDVFREPDCSKLLCVMVGDGVQITGMAVVTIVFAALGFMSPASRGMLLTGMIILYLFLGIAAGYVSVRLWRTVKGTSEGWRCVSWASACFFPGIAFVILTVLNFILWGSKSTGAIPISLYFVLLALWFCISVPLTLLGGFFGTRAEAIQYPVRTNQIPREIPARKYPSWLLVLGAGTLPFGTLFIELFFILSSIWLGRFYYVFGFLLIVLLLLVIVCAEVSVVLTYMHLCVEDWRWWWKAFFASGSVALYVFLYSINYLVFDLQSLSGPVSAILYLGYSLLMAIAIMLSTGTIGFLMSFYFVHYLFSSVKID; via the coding sequence ATGTCGAAAATGAGGATGCCCACCGTTTATTGGGCTTCCCTTTTGGTGTTCATCTTTGTGCATGCTTGCAATGCCTTTTATCTGCCTGGCAGCTATATGCACACCTATTCAACCGGTGAACCTATATTGGCCAAAGTTAATTCCTTAACTTCTATTGAAACTGAGCTTCCCTTCAGTTACTATAGCCTACCTTACTGCAAGCCAGCTGGTGGAATAAAAAAAAGTGCTGAGAATCTTGGGGAGCTCCTTATGGGAGATCAGATTGATAACTCACCTTACCAGTTTAGAATGAATGTTAATGAGTCTGTTTTCCTTTGTACTACTCCTCCATTGAGTGAGCATGAGGTAAAGCTTTTGAAGCAGAGAACCCGTGATCTGTATCAAGTGAATATGATTTTAGATAATTTGCCTGCCATGAGGTATGCAAAGCAAAATGGAGTTAACATTCAGTGGACTGGGTTTCCAGTTGGGTATGCACCACAGAATAGTAATGATGATTACATTATCAATCACCTTAAGTTCACAGTTTTGGTTCATGAGTATGAAGGGAGTGGTGTGGAGATAATTGGTACTGGGGAAGAAGGTATGGGTGTCATTTCTGAAGCTGATAAGAAGAAAGCATCTGGTTATGAGATAGTTGGTTTTGAGGTTGTCCCATGCAGTGTTAAATATGATCCTGAAACAATGTCTAAGCTTCATATGTATGATAATATCTCATCTGCCAACTGCCCCTTGGAACTTGACAAGTCTCAGGTAATAAGGGAGCAAGAGAGAGTTTCTTTCACTTATGAGGTTTCATTTGTGAAAAGTGATACTAGATGGCCATCTCGTTGGGATGCTTATTTGAAGATGGAAGGTGCTCGTGTCCACTGGTTCTCTATTCTTAATTCTCTTATGGTGATCTTTTTCCTAGCTGGCATTGTTTTTGTCATTTTCTTGAGGACTGTGAGAAGGGATTTGACAAGATATGAGGAATTGGACAAAGAAGCTCAAGCACAGATGAATGAGGAGCTTTCAGGTTGGAAGCTTGTTGTTGGTGATGTGTTCAGAGAACCAGATTGCTCCAAGCTTCTTTGCGTCATGGTTGGAGATGGAGTTCAGATTACGGGGATGGCAGTGGTCACAATTGTTTTTGCAGCCCTTGGTTTCATGTCACCAGCTTCACGAGGAATGCTGCTGACAGGAATGATAATTCTTTATCTTTTCTTGGGCATTGCTGCAGGCTATGTTTCAGTACGTTTGTGGAGAACCGTGAAGGGAACATCAGAAGGATGGAGGTGTGTTTCCTGGGCATCTGCATGCTTCTTCCCTGGAATTGCCTTTGTCATCCTCACAGTGTTGAATTTCATTCTATGGGGAAGCAAGAGTACTGGTGCTATTCCCATTTCCTTGTATTTTGTACTTCTGGCCCTGTGGTTCTGTATTTCAGTGCCACTCACCCTCCTGGGAGGATTCTTTGGGACACGAGCTGAGGCAATTCAGTATCCAGTCCGAACCAACCAGATCCCAAGGGAAATTCCTGCACGCAAATACCCATCATGGCTTCTTGTTCTTGGTGCTGGAACACTTCCATTTGGTACCCTTTTCATCGAGTTGTTCTTCATCCTTTCCAGCATCTGGCTTGGAAGGTTTTATTATGTCTTTGGTTTCTTGCTCATTGTTCTTCTGCTATTGGTAATTGTTTGTGCTGAAGTGTCAGTGGTTCTAACTTACATGCATCTGTGCGTGGAGGACTGGCGATGGTGGTGGAAGGCATTCTTTGCATCCGGTTCAGTTGCTCTCTATGTGTTCTTATACTCCATCAATTATTTGGTTTTTGACCTGCAGAGTTTGAGTGGACCTGTGTCAGCTATACTGTATCTTGGGTACTCACTGCTCATGGCAATAGCAATCATGTTGTCTACTGGCACAATCGGCTTCCTTATGTCCTTCTACTTTGTCCATTACCTTTTCTCGTCGGTAAAGATTGACTAG